AAGATTTGACGGAAACCATTTTATAAACAGCAAGAAACGTGCATCCTATGAAAGAAGGAGGTGGGCATATGTTTGGCCAAATCCACTTTATTTCATGGATGCTCACATTAGTTCTTTTTGTTGCAGTCTTGTTTTTAAGAAAAACAGACCAAAAAAGAACGAGAAAAATCGTACATATGATTGCAAGGCTTTTGTATATCTTTATCATTGTTTCCGGTGCTATTATGCTGTTTCGTGTAGAAACTTTTACTGCCCTGTACATGCTGAAGGCACTTGTCGGGTTTTGGGTCATCAGCATGATGGAGATGATATTGGTCCGGCTTGAACAGGAGAGAAAGGTCAGAATCCTGTGGGGGCAGTTTGCAGTCGCTCTTGTGCTTGTATTGTATATTGGGTATGCTGCGTTATAATGTTTAAGGAAGGCTCTGCTTAACAAAAAAAGCAGAGCCTTCTTTTTGTTCCAGTATTGACCATGAAAAGAATTATCTGGTAAGTTATCAGTAGATTACGTGAATGGGAGAGAGTTTATTGCAATCATTTTATGTAAAGCTTGCGCTATTAATTTCTATGTGGGCAGGGGCGCTATTTGCATCGTATGAAAACAAAAATGTATTTTACATCTATTTATTTTCCTGCAGCATCCTGCTTGCTCTTTATTTTCTTCTACCCCTTCTTCGCAGAAAGGTTTTTATCTATTTGGCTCTTCTCGTTTGGATACAAGGGTTAATCTTTTTTGGAGAGGGCCAAAATCCTCTTTACCTTTATGCACTATCTTTCTTTTACATACTGGAAATGAATCAGGAGATGGCGGGAAGAATTAGCGGTGTGGCGCTCCTTGTGATTTCCTGCTTGAACTGCTTGTCAGGATATGCTTTGTATAATTATCCACTCTTGCTTGTGCTTGCTGTAAATGGATTTGCAGGGCTCGTGCTTTACTATTTTGGCGAAACGAACAGAGAGTATAGGCATATTAGAGAAGCATATGCCTCCTTATTAAATGACTTCAGGGTGCATAAGCGGAGAGCTTTTCAGAATGAAAGGACTGCGAGAGCGGAAGAGAGAACAATGATAGCAAGGGAAATGCACGATGCTGTTGGCCATAAGCTGACAGCGCTTGTTATGCAGGTTGAAGTAATGCGCCGAGAACTTCCTGGCAGTTCTTATTCCATCATTAAGGAAATAGCCTCTGAATGTCTGGAGGAAACGAGAAGAGCTGTCCGCCTCATGCAGGCAGAGGAACTTCAGGGGATTTCCGCACTTGTTCATTTAATCAAAAAGCTGGAAAGTGAGAATGCTGTCCATGTTCATTTTACAGCTAAACAAGGAGCGCTTCACGCACAGCTCAGCAATATGAAAAATGCAGTTCTTTATCGGACGATCCAGGAAGGGCTGACAAATGCAATGAAGTATGGAAGCACGAGAGATGTTTTTATTTCAATTGGAGTGTCGCCAATCGGCCACCTTACATTTGAAATAAAAAATGCTTTTAACCATAAGCATCCCATACACAAAGGGTTCGGTCTTGACAACATGTCAAGAAGGCTGGAGGAAGCGGGAGGAAAGCTTGCCATCCAGCAGCTGAATCAACAGTTTATCTTGGCAGGAAGTCTGCCGACAGAGGAGATAAAAAAATGATTAACGTAATGATTGCAGAAGACCAGGCAATTGTCAGGAATGGACTGAAAATGATAATTGAACAGGATGCTGATATTTTGGTGGCAGCTGAAGCGGAGAATGGCAAGGAGGCGCTCTGTTTGCTTGAAACTGTTCCTGCCATAGATCTTATCTTAATGGATGTCCGCATGCCTGTTATGGATGGAC
This DNA window, taken from Niallia sp. Man26, encodes the following:
- a CDS encoding YisL family protein; protein product: MFGQIHFISWMLTLVLFVAVLFLRKTDQKRTRKIVHMIARLLYIFIIVSGAIMLFRVETFTALYMLKALVGFWVISMMEMILVRLEQERKVRILWGQFAVALVLVLYIGYAAL
- a CDS encoding histidine kinase; amino-acid sequence: MQSFYVKLALLISMWAGALFASYENKNVFYIYLFSCSILLALYFLLPLLRRKVFIYLALLVWIQGLIFFGEGQNPLYLYALSFFYILEMNQEMAGRISGVALLVISCLNCLSGYALYNYPLLLVLAVNGFAGLVLYYFGETNREYRHIREAYASLLNDFRVHKRRAFQNERTARAEERTMIAREMHDAVGHKLTALVMQVEVMRRELPGSSYSIIKEIASECLEETRRAVRLMQAEELQGISALVHLIKKLESENAVHVHFTAKQGALHAQLSNMKNAVLYRTIQEGLTNAMKYGSTRDVFISIGVSPIGHLTFEIKNAFNHKHPIHKGFGLDNMSRRLEEAGGKLAIQQLNQQFILAGSLPTEEIKK